A stretch of the Plasmodium berghei ANKA genome assembly, chromosome: 10 genome encodes the following:
- a CDS encoding zinc finger protein, putative, translating to MGRKRLDKNTKNIKKRRRKKGSDSEDEDIEITNTNVHLNKNLSVSYKFKQREKVDINLILAQDEADASKVKSYCWTKVGGGMSSLTKRKFCVVCGFEGKYKCLKCYEHKPVSYIRYYCSLNCKKIHDESSCCKSKMFDIWQN from the exons atgggAAGAAAACGCcttgataaaaatacaaaaaatataaaaaaacggAGAAGAAAAAAGGGATCTGATAGTGAAGATGAAGATATTGAAATAACAAATACGAATGtccatttaaataaaaacttatcagtatcatataaatttaaacaaaGGGAAAAAGTTGacataaatttaattttagcACAAGATGAGGCCGATGCTTCAAA agTTAAAAGCTACTGTTGGACAAAAGTTGGAGGTGGAATGAGTTCCTtaacaaaaagaaaattttgtGTTGTGTGTGGCTTCgaaggaaaatataaatgctTAAAATGTTATGAACATAAACCAGTTTCATATATTCGGTATTATTGTTCTCttaattgtaaaaaaattcatgACGAATCATCGTGCTGTAAATCGAAAATGTTTGATATTTGGCAAAATTAG
- a CDS encoding ribosomal RNA small subunit methyltransferase A1, putative has translation MLYKYSLFNDFAKFLTKNNKIMVIKQNKGYHNAASKNNRFLKNIVNDGINKKGKQRNISTSKVNNGNRMNMILYKKHGQHLLKNPGILDKIIMAAKIKSSDIVLEIGCGTGNLTVKLLPLSKKVITIDIDARMISEVKKRCLYEGYNNLEVYEGDAIKTIFPKFDVCTANIPYKISSPLIFKLIAHRPLFKCAVLMFQKEFAERMLANVGDNNYSRLTVNVKLFCRVIKVCNVDRSSFNPPPKVDSIVLKLIPKENNSMINFDEWDNLLRICFSRKRKTLHAIFKRNAVLNMLEHNYKNYCTFNKIIPINYSFKTFCLDTLKDLEMEEQRSINLDENDFLKLLLEFNKKGIRFFNIANTKGVNSANVFLDDEDDEQDNHLNGQKKKRKKNKNKKINENENENENFSDDDQTDNEESDSTSN, from the coding sequence atgttatataaatattcgttatttaatgattttgccaaatttttaacaaaaaataacaaaataatggtgattaaacaaaataaggGATATCATAATGCCGCTAGTAAGAATAACagatttttaaaaaatatagtaaatGATggaattaacaaaaaaggaaaacaaagaaatatatCTACATCCAAAGTAAACAATGGAAATAGAATGAATatgatattatataaaaaacatggTCAAcatcttttaaaaaatccaGGCATAttagataaaataataatggcagcaaaaataaaaagttcAGATATTGTATTAGAAATTGGATGTGGTACTGGGAATTTAACTGTTAAATTACTACCATTATccaaaaaagtaataacAATAGATATAGATGCACGAATGATTAGTGAAGTTAAAAAACGATGTCTATATGAaggatataataatttagaaGTTTATGAAGGAGATGCaattaaaacaattttcCCAAAATTTGATGTATGTACTGCTAATATAccatataaaatatcaaGCCCccttatatttaaattaatagcTCATAGACCTTTATTTAAATGTGCAGTTTTAATGTTTCAAAAAGAATTTGCGGAAAGAATGTTAGCAAATGTTGgtgataataattatagtaGATTAACAGTTAATGTAAAACTCTTTTGTAGAGTTATAAAAGTTTGTAATGTAGATAGAAGTAGCTTTAATCCTCCTCCAAAAGTTGATAGTATTGTTTTAAAACTTATAccaaaagaaaataattccaTGATAAATTTTGATGAATGGGATAACTTACTAAGAATATGTTTTAgtagaaaaagaaaaaccCTTCAtgctatttttaaaagaaatgcAGTGTTAAATATGTTAGaacataattataaaaattattgtacatttaataaaattatccCAATTAATTATAGTTTTAAAACTTTTTGTCTCGACACTTTAAAAGATTTAGAAATGGAAGAACAAAGAAGTATTAATTTAGATGAAAacgattttttaaaattattactagagtttaataaaaaaggtaTTCGTTTTTTTAACATAGCCAATACTAAGGGGGTCAATTCGGcaaatgtatttttagATGATGAAGATGATGAACAGGACAATCACCTGAATGgtcagaaaaaaaagcgaaaaaaaaacaaaaataaaaaaataaatgaaaatgaaaacgaaaatgaaaattttagtGACGATGACCAAACTGATAATGAGGAAAGTGACTCTACCTCGAATTGA
- a CDS encoding serine palmitoyltransferase, putative codes for MSINKLMNVNCKIEFDNIYQSNVVNYLIAIIVLFAIILAIFNEDAAPGSPKLSWILGEFLPMPHSIFWGNSCMENKLFKKKRHNKISTFINLIYQLIIKLTKSISEGNLINLLKEWKKYITKKFNLYKNYAILNYKSESKKHIFYLLLKQKYNLPIKKNEKEFESYIDAKRELIKRDKWAYMLRVSDVKSEYILCENKKVRTMSSYSYLDFVREPEVQNYAIKIASEWSTGNHGPRMLGGNSQILRDLEKKLGQFYGRNDSILSVCGFLACMSGILAVSTPADLVLYDNRTHTCVKIGIQTSGAKAYTFKHNDYNDLELLLLKHRNKYRNCWICLESVYSMDGDIPHLPSFKKLCIKYNSRLFVDEAHGLGVLGKTGRGLEEYYNMPGSIDMIVGTFSKSISSVGGFIVASDEVIEFLDIHCIGNVFSAPLPAYCAGAALKALELIDSQPWKLEKLKFNSKYLRNGLRTGLKLWPKNYPECNKYIVEGDDDTSVIPVIYPNDADRLLKICALLRTKKWLVSAVIYPACPLKFPRFRVTATCAYSIECMNEFITDIVNITVSVPPSPIES; via the coding sequence atgtCAATAAATAAACTTATGAACGTTAACTGTAAAATAGAATTTGACAACATATATCAGTCTAATGttgtaaattatttaatagcAATAATCGTATTATTTGCTATAATATTAGCAATTTTTAATGAAGATGCTGCGCCAGGCTCGCCTAAATTATCCTGGATTTTAGGAGAATTTTTGCCAATGCCTCATTCAATTTTTTGGGGAAATTCATGtatggaaaataaattatttaaaaagaaaagacataataaaataagtacatttataaatttaatatatcaactcattataaaattaacaaaatcaATTTCTGAAGGTAACCTAATTAATTTACTAAAagaatggaaaaaatatataacaaaaaagtttaatttatataaaaattatgctATATTAAACTATAAATCTGAAtcaaaaaaacatatattttatttgttattaaaacaaaaatataatttacctattaaaaaaaatgaaaaggaATTTGAAAGTTATATAGATGCAAAAAGAGAATTAATTAAACGAGATAAATGGGCATATATGTTAAGAGTGTCAGATGTTAAAagtgaatatattttatgtgaaaataaaaaagtaagAACAATGTCATCATATTCTTATCTTGATTTTGTGAGGGAACCAGAAGTACAAAACTATGCTATTAAGATCGCTTCTGAATGGTCAACTGGAAATCATGGACCACGAATGTTAGGAGGTAATAGTCAAATATTACGagatttagaaaaaaaacttgGTCAATTTTATGGAAGAAATGATTCTATATTATCTGTTTGTGGATTTCTAGCATGCATGTCTGGTATATTAGCTGTATCAACACCTGCAGATCTTGTTTTATATGATAATCGCACACATACATGTGTGAAAATTGGTATACAAACATCCGGGGCAAAAGCATATACATTTAAGCATAACGATTATAATGAtttagaattattattattaaaacatagaaataaatacaGAAATTGTTGGATATGTTTAGAATCAGTTTATTCAATGGATGGTGATATACCACATCTAccatcatttaaaaaattatgcattaaatataattcgAGATTATTTGTTGATGAAGCGCATGGATTAGGAGTATTAGGAAAAACTGGAAGAGGGTTAGAAGAATATTACAATATGCCTGGGTCAATAGACATGATTGTTGGGACGTTTAGTAAATCAATCAGTTCTGTAGGTGGGTTTATTGTAGCATCAGATGAGGTAATCGAATTTTTAGATATACATTGTATTGGTAATGTTTTTTCTGCACCTTTACCAGCATATTGTGCTGGAGCTGCATTAAAAGCTCTTGAATTAATTGACTCACAACCCTGGAAATTAGAAAAACTTAAATTcaattcaaaatatttaagaaATGGATTGAGGACTGGTTTAAAATTGTGGCCAAAGAATTATCCAgaatgtaataaatatattgtagAAGGTGATGATGATACTAGTGTTATACCAGTTATTTATCCAAATGATGCTGATAGATTGCTAAAAATATGTGCACTTTTACGTACCAAAAAATGGCTAGTTTCTGCTGTTATATATCCTGCTTGCCCTTTAAAATTCCCCAGATTTAGAGTCACTGCTACTTGCGCTTATTCAATAGAATGTATGAATGAATTTATAACAGACATAGTTAATATAACAGTTAGCGTACCACCATCTCCTATTGaatcataa